The Gammaproteobacteria bacterium genome includes a region encoding these proteins:
- the ihfA gene encoding integration host factor subunit alpha has translation MALTKADMAESLFNELGLNKREARELVDLFFEDLRSALASGEQVKLSGFGNFDLRDKNQRPGRNPKTGEEIPITARRVVTFRPGQKLKARVEAYAGTRE, from the coding sequence ATGGCACTAACGAAAGCGGACATGGCCGAGTCGTTGTTCAACGAGCTCGGCTTGAACAAGCGCGAGGCGCGCGAGCTCGTGGACCTTTTCTTCGAGGACCTGCGCTCGGCGCTCGCATCGGGCGAGCAGGTGAAGCTCTCGGGCTTCGGCAACTTCGATCTGCGCGACAAGAACCAGCGCCCCGGTCGAAACCCGAAAACGGGTGAGGAAATCCCGATAACCGCACGGCGTGTGGTAACTTTTAGGCCGGGTCAAAAACTCAAGGCGCGGGTGGAAGCCTATGCTGGAACCCGGGAATAA
- a CDS encoding FHA domain-containing protein yields MQDVALFIAHYKLETNPFAAQRARPFFTSESMRYVELKLEHLLEGRLQSLYLSGQAGVGKSTLVGHHLDGRRDIHLSWVKPDMQEPQQLLQKLLVDIGPGEIKGSINELRNVLEVFLKHQAAHGRRSVIVVDALERLALPVIRELESLGRLRLRRRPVVHCVLITRNEDLIASLMAHEESGTLCPSVHQRLVGFTPEETGAYIRACLHGAGCSWVEELVPEEAIVDIQGFTRGVVGDINALCREALETVAAQSSEFRQPRVTRAVLKEAGARLHLRYEPTPWARREGEAELSPEAIQVADPAEGEAPGQAARLIVTSGANLIAEVPLRRRRMVLGRDESCDIRLDSSYVSRYQNLFMETPDGWMLFDLNSTNGCFVNGRRVSEHRLRDGDLIAVGQHQLRFATAGARPAEPPETRSPAEDTLVSPKPIVGKTG; encoded by the coding sequence TTGCAGGACGTCGCCTTGTTCATTGCGCACTACAAGCTCGAGACGAATCCTTTCGCGGCGCAGAGGGCGCGGCCGTTCTTCACGTCGGAATCGATGCGCTACGTGGAGCTCAAGCTCGAGCATTTGCTCGAGGGGCGGCTCCAATCCCTGTATCTGAGCGGTCAAGCGGGGGTCGGGAAGTCCACACTCGTCGGCCACCATCTCGACGGCCGACGCGACATTCACCTGTCGTGGGTGAAGCCGGACATGCAGGAGCCGCAGCAGCTGCTGCAGAAGCTTCTGGTCGACATCGGCCCCGGAGAAATAAAGGGCTCAATCAACGAATTAAGAAATGTTCTTGAAGTCTTCTTAAAGCATCAGGCTGCGCATGGCCGCAGGTCCGTGATCGTCGTGGACGCGCTCGAGCGCCTCGCGCTGCCCGTGATTCGCGAGCTCGAGTCGCTCGGCCGGCTACGGCTGCGCCGCCGCCCGGTCGTCCACTGCGTGCTCATTACGCGCAACGAGGATCTGATCGCGAGCCTGATGGCCCACGAGGAGAGCGGCACGCTCTGCCCGTCGGTGCATCAGCGCCTCGTCGGGTTCACGCCCGAGGAGACCGGCGCCTACATCAGGGCCTGCCTGCACGGCGCCGGGTGCTCGTGGGTCGAGGAGCTCGTGCCGGAGGAGGCGATCGTGGACATTCAAGGGTTCACCCGGGGCGTCGTCGGCGACATCAATGCGCTGTGCCGCGAGGCGCTCGAAACGGTCGCGGCCCAAAGCTCGGAGTTCCGCCAGCCCCGCGTCACTCGGGCCGTGCTGAAGGAGGCCGGCGCGCGCCTGCACCTGCGCTACGAGCCGACGCCCTGGGCGCGAAGGGAAGGCGAGGCCGAGCTGTCCCCGGAAGCGATCCAGGTCGCGGACCCGGCCGAGGGCGAAGCACCGGGTCAGGCGGCGCGTCTGATCGTCACGAGCGGCGCGAACCTGATCGCGGAGGTGCCGCTGCGGCGCCGGCGCATGGTCCTCGGCCGCGACGAAAGCTGCGACATCCGGCTCGACAGCAGCTACGTGAGCCGCTATCAGAATCTGTTCATGGAAACTCCCGACGGGTGGATGCTGTTCGACTTGAACAGCACGAACGGCTGCTTCGTGAACGGCCGCCGAGTGAGCGAGCATCGCCTGCGCGACGGCGACCTGATCGCGGTCGGCCAGCATCAGCTGCGTTTCGCGACGGCCGGCGCGCGACCGGCCGAGCCTCCGGAGACGCGCTCCCCGGCGGAGGATACGCTGGTCAGCCCGAAGCCGATCGTCGGCAAGACGGGGTAG
- a CDS encoding DUF6152 family protein: MSPRSFLVLLCGGVLWAAVPASAHHSFAAQYDRDRPITVTGKVAKLEWTNPHARLYVDAVDENGETLHWDFELGPPNNLMRLGWRCDSLVPGMPITVEGFLSRTEEFVANARTVKLADGREVFAGSAFDTTTPEE, from the coding sequence ATGAGTCCGCGGTCCTTTCTCGTTCTGCTTTGTGGCGGCGTGCTGTGGGCCGCCGTTCCGGCGTCCGCCCACCATTCCTTTGCGGCTCAATACGACCGCGACCGACCGATCACGGTCACCGGCAAGGTCGCCAAGCTCGAGTGGACGAACCCGCATGCGCGTCTCTATGTCGACGCTGTCGACGAGAACGGCGAAACGCTGCATTGGGACTTCGAGCTCGGCCCGCCCAACAACTTGATGCGCCTCGGCTGGCGCTGCGATTCGCTCGTGCCCGGCATGCCGATCACGGTGGAAGGCTTCCTCTCGCGCACGGAGGAATTCGTGGCCAACGCGCGCACGGTCAAGCTTGCGGACGGCCGGGAAGTTTTCGCAGGCTCGGCGTTCGATACGACGACGCCGGAAGAGTGA
- a CDS encoding MerR family transcriptional regulator: MLEPGNNHDLPPIPGKRYFTIGEVSELCGVKPHVLRYWEQEFPQLKPVKRRGNRRYYQRQDVLIIRQIRSLLYEEGFTIGGARQRLTGDEARSDVTQAQQIIRQIRTELEDVLKLLRR; encoded by the coding sequence ATGCTGGAACCCGGGAATAACCACGACCTGCCGCCGATACCCGGAAAGCGTTATTTCACCATCGGCGAAGTCAGCGAGCTCTGCGGCGTGAAGCCGCACGTGCTGCGGTACTGGGAGCAGGAATTCCCGCAGCTGAAGCCCGTCAAGCGGCGCGGCAACCGCCGCTACTACCAGCGCCAGGACGTGTTGATCATTCGCCAGATCAGGAGCCTCCTGTACGAGGAGGGCTTCACGATCGGCGGCGCGCGCCAGCGGCTGACGGGTGACGAGGCGCGTTCGGACGTCACGCAGGCCCAGCAGATCATCCGGCAAATCCGCACCGAGCTCGAGGACGTGCTGAAGCTCCTGCGCCGCTGA
- the pheS gene encoding phenylalanine--tRNA ligase subunit alpha, protein MSALAELVREAESAASAARDLQQLDAVRVKYLGKKGLLTHRLKELGRLPPEERPAAGKDINAAKQALTRVIEARRRALEAGRIEAALAAERVDVTLPGRGELPGNLHPVTRTLRRMTRILERAGFEVATGPEVEDEFHNFTALNIPEDHPARAMHDTFYLASGLLLRTHTSPVQIRAARAHGVPLRIIAPGRVYRCDSDMTHTPMFTQVEGLAIDRGVSFANLKALLYEFVSSFFEREVRLRFRPSYFPFTEPSAEVDIWSESGRWLEILGCGMVHPVVLRNMGVDPREYSGYAFGMGVERLTMLRYGVDDLRLFFENDLRFLEQFA, encoded by the coding sequence GTGAGCGCTCTTGCCGAGCTTGTCCGCGAGGCCGAGTCGGCCGCGAGCGCGGCGCGGGACCTTCAGCAGCTCGACGCGGTCCGCGTCAAGTATCTCGGCAAGAAGGGGCTGCTGACCCATCGCTTGAAGGAGCTCGGGCGGCTGCCGCCCGAGGAGCGCCCCGCTGCCGGCAAGGACATCAACGCCGCAAAGCAGGCGCTCACGCGCGTGATCGAGGCGCGCCGGCGCGCGCTCGAGGCGGGGCGCATCGAGGCGGCGCTCGCCGCCGAGCGCGTGGACGTGACCCTGCCGGGCCGCGGCGAGCTGCCCGGCAATCTCCACCCCGTCACGCGGACGCTGCGGCGCATGACGCGCATTCTCGAGCGCGCCGGCTTCGAGGTCGCGACCGGCCCCGAGGTCGAGGACGAGTTCCACAACTTCACGGCGCTGAACATCCCGGAGGACCATCCGGCGCGTGCCATGCACGACACGTTCTACCTGGCCTCCGGGCTGCTGCTGCGCACCCATACGTCGCCGGTGCAAATTCGTGCGGCGCGCGCGCACGGCGTGCCGCTGCGCATCATCGCGCCCGGGCGGGTGTACCGGTGCGACTCCGACATGACGCACACGCCGATGTTCACCCAGGTCGAGGGGCTCGCGATCGACCGCGGCGTGAGCTTCGCGAACCTGAAGGCGCTGCTCTACGAGTTCGTCTCGAGCTTCTTCGAGCGCGAGGTCCGGCTGCGCTTCAGGCCGTCGTATTTCCCGTTCACCGAGCCCTCGGCCGAGGTGGACATCTGGTCGGAATCGGGCCGCTGGCTCGAGATCCTCGGCTGCGGGATGGTGCACCCCGTCGTGCTGCGCAACATGGGCGTCGATCCTCGCGAGTACAGCGGCTATGCGTTCGGCATGGGCGTCGAGCGGCTCACGATGCTGCGCTACGGCGTCGACGACCTGCGCCTGTTCTTCGAGAACGACTTGCGCTTTCTCGAGCAGTTCGCGTAA
- the pheT gene encoding phenylalanine--tRNA ligase subunit beta produces the protein MRVNLEWLSEWVGVDGDADRLAEDLTTAGLEVDAVLPAAPPLEGVVVAEVVECAPHPNADKLSVCIVDDGAGRHEVVCGAPNVRAGVKAAFARVGTRLPGGTTIAEAAFRGVTSHGMLCSAAELELADDVDGILFLDSAAPVGTPIAEHLKLRDSILDIDITPNRGDCFSVVGIAREIAAKRGVPLRAVEFPAVPRAVPETFPVELQAGADCPRFAGRVIRGVPTGLESPLWLRERLRRAGQRAIHPIVDVTNYVMLELGQPLHAYDLSKLRGRIVVRRGEAGETLELLDGRTVELDEEVLVIADESGAIGMAGIMGGASTAVSAKTTDVFLESAFFAPKAVAGRARRFGLHTDASMRFERGVDPEGQARAVERATALLLDIAGGRPGPTVVSALEAHLPRRPVVPLRRARVASLLGVDVGGAEVEALLSRLGIELERTGEGAWDAVPPSFRFDISIEEDLIEEIGRLIGYDRIPVIPGAGPVHLGTATEQRVDDERLADVLVARGYHEIVSYGFVDAELDRAVSGGAPQLALANPISADLNVMRTSLWPGLLLAARQNLARQRTRLRLFEIGREFAPAPDGAAEAPVVAGLAVGSRAPEHWNVEPAEVDFFDVKADVEALLKLTGAAAAFRFEPAPHPALHPGQSARVLRDGREAGWIGALHPELEHRLELRRRVLLFALRLDVVTPAEVPVFQPYSRLPAVRRDLALVVDEAVSAAALVEEARRAAGEWLQEVVIFDVYTGEGIEAGRKSVALGLILQGVSRTLTDADADRAVGAVTQRLERELGAKIRI, from the coding sequence GTGCGCGTCAATCTCGAATGGCTGAGCGAGTGGGTCGGCGTCGACGGCGACGCGGACCGCCTCGCCGAGGATCTCACGACGGCCGGGCTCGAGGTCGATGCCGTGCTGCCTGCCGCGCCGCCGCTCGAAGGCGTCGTCGTCGCGGAGGTCGTCGAGTGCGCCCCGCACCCGAATGCCGACAAGCTTTCCGTATGCATCGTCGACGACGGCGCCGGCCGGCACGAGGTCGTGTGCGGCGCACCGAACGTCAGGGCGGGGGTGAAGGCCGCGTTCGCCCGGGTCGGCACCCGGCTCCCGGGCGGCACGACGATCGCGGAAGCGGCGTTCCGCGGCGTCACGTCGCACGGCATGCTGTGCTCGGCCGCCGAGCTCGAGCTCGCGGATGATGTCGACGGCATCCTGTTTCTCGATTCCGCGGCGCCGGTCGGCACGCCGATCGCCGAGCACCTGAAGCTCCGCGACTCGATCCTCGACATCGACATCACGCCGAACCGCGGCGACTGCTTCAGCGTCGTCGGCATCGCGCGCGAAATCGCAGCGAAGCGCGGCGTGCCGCTTCGGGCCGTCGAGTTCCCCGCCGTCCCTCGAGCCGTGCCGGAAACCTTCCCGGTCGAGCTCCAGGCGGGCGCCGATTGCCCCCGGTTCGCCGGCCGCGTCATCCGCGGCGTGCCGACCGGGCTCGAGTCGCCGCTGTGGCTCCGCGAGCGGCTGCGCCGCGCCGGGCAGCGCGCGATCCACCCGATCGTCGACGTCACGAATTACGTAATGCTGGAGCTCGGCCAGCCGCTGCACGCCTACGACCTCTCGAAGCTGCGCGGGCGCATCGTCGTTCGCCGCGGGGAGGCGGGCGAGACGCTCGAGCTCCTCGACGGCCGCACGGTCGAGCTCGACGAGGAGGTGCTCGTGATCGCCGACGAGTCCGGCGCGATCGGCATGGCCGGGATCATGGGCGGCGCGAGCACCGCGGTCTCCGCGAAGACGACCGACGTCTTTCTCGAGTCCGCGTTCTTCGCGCCGAAGGCCGTCGCGGGTCGTGCACGACGCTTCGGGCTGCACACCGATGCCTCGATGCGGTTCGAGCGCGGCGTCGATCCGGAGGGCCAGGCGCGGGCAGTGGAGCGCGCCACCGCGCTGCTCCTCGACATCGCCGGCGGTCGGCCGGGGCCCACCGTCGTGTCCGCGCTCGAGGCGCATCTCCCGCGGCGGCCGGTCGTGCCGCTGCGCCGCGCGCGCGTCGCGTCGTTGCTCGGCGTCGACGTCGGGGGAGCCGAGGTCGAAGCGCTGCTCTCGCGTCTCGGCATCGAGCTCGAGCGCACGGGCGAAGGCGCGTGGGACGCCGTGCCGCCGTCCTTCCGGTTCGACATCTCGATCGAGGAAGACCTGATCGAGGAGATCGGCAGGCTGATCGGCTACGACAGGATCCCCGTGATCCCGGGAGCGGGGCCCGTGCACCTCGGCACGGCCACCGAGCAGCGAGTCGACGACGAGCGGCTCGCGGACGTGCTCGTCGCGCGCGGTTATCACGAGATCGTGAGCTACGGCTTCGTGGATGCGGAGCTCGATCGGGCCGTCTCGGGCGGCGCCCCGCAGCTCGCGCTCGCGAATCCGATCTCGGCCGACCTGAACGTGATGCGCACGTCGCTCTGGCCCGGGCTGCTCCTCGCGGCCCGGCAGAACCTCGCGCGCCAGCGGACCCGCCTGCGGCTCTTCGAGATCGGCCGGGAGTTCGCGCCGGCCCCCGACGGCGCCGCGGAAGCGCCTGTCGTCGCCGGGCTCGCGGTCGGGAGCCGGGCCCCCGAGCACTGGAACGTCGAGCCGGCCGAGGTCGACTTCTTTGATGTGAAGGCCGACGTCGAGGCGCTGCTGAAGCTGACGGGCGCGGCCGCGGCGTTCCGCTTCGAGCCGGCTCCGCACCCGGCGCTTCACCCCGGGCAAAGCGCTCGGGTGCTGCGCGACGGCCGCGAGGCCGGGTGGATCGGCGCGCTCCATCCCGAGCTCGAGCATCGGCTCGAGCTGCGCCGGCGCGTGTTGCTCTTCGCGCTCCGGCTCGACGTCGTCACGCCCGCGGAAGTGCCTGTTTTCCAGCCTTACTCGAGGCTGCCGGCCGTCCGGCGCGATCTCGCGCTCGTGGTCGACGAGGCCGTGTCCGCGGCCGCTTTGGTGGAGGAGGCGCGGCGCGCGGCGGGGGAATGGCTCCAAGAAGTCGTCATTTTTGACGTCTATACGGGCGAGGGTATAGAAGCTGGGCGAAAAAGCGTCGCCTTAGGCTTGATTTTACAAGGCGTTTCACGCACGCTTACCGACGCCGACGCGGACCGAGCGGTAGGCGCCGTGACGCAGCGGCTGGAGCGGGAGCTCGGCGCGAAAATAAGAATTTGA
- the rplT gene encoding 50S ribosomal protein L20: MARVKRGVIARARHRKVLGKAKGYYGARSKVYRVAKQAVIKAGQYAYRDRRQRKRQFRALWITRINAAARGHGLSYSRLINGLKLAEIEVDRKVLADIAVYDEQAFAALAAAAKEALAAR, translated from the coding sequence ATGGCACGAGTCAAACGCGGCGTCATCGCCCGAGCCCGGCATCGCAAGGTGCTGGGCAAAGCCAAGGGGTATTACGGGGCGCGCAGCAAGGTCTACCGCGTCGCCAAGCAGGCGGTGATCAAGGCGGGGCAGTACGCCTACCGGGACCGCCGGCAGCGCAAGCGCCAATTCCGCGCGCTGTGGATCACGCGCATCAACGCGGCCGCGCGCGGGCACGGCCTCTCCTACAGTCGTCTGATCAACGGGCTGAAGCTCGCCGAGATCGAGGTCGACCGCAAGGTGCTCGCGGACATCGCGGTTTACGACGAGCAAGCATTTGCTGCGCTCGCCGCGGCCGCGAAAGAGGCGCTCGCAGCTCGCTGA
- a CDS encoding HAD family hydrolase has protein sequence MAITGRWPRAIFYDSKTTLFNWAGSWRGAAARIVKKYDAAVSEQELVETWVKGFEGLHRRAAFYRYAQVTDLVRESLVNAYRLLGIPGSADDVEYFLELQDKVELFPDTEEALTNQQKLGVKVFIYSDVETKYLRMYVDKFQHFQPDFVGTTEEAGVAKPNPRTYRWVLHRTGLEARDVLYCAAPIFDVQGAMSAGMIAAWLRRPEGRLSGETHSPGDLPADFEVESLHDVTRIVELNRGAGP, from the coding sequence ATGGCGATCACGGGCCGATGGCCGCGGGCAATCTTCTACGACTCGAAGACCACGTTGTTCAATTGGGCGGGCAGCTGGCGCGGGGCCGCGGCCCGTATCGTGAAGAAATACGATGCGGCCGTCTCCGAGCAGGAGCTCGTGGAGACGTGGGTCAAAGGCTTCGAGGGCCTGCACCGCCGGGCCGCGTTCTACCGCTATGCGCAGGTCACGGACCTCGTGCGCGAGTCCCTGGTCAACGCCTATCGTTTGCTCGGCATCCCCGGCTCGGCCGACGACGTCGAGTATTTCCTCGAGCTCCAGGACAAAGTCGAGCTCTTCCCGGACACCGAGGAGGCCCTGACGAACCAGCAGAAGCTCGGCGTGAAGGTCTTCATTTACTCCGATGTCGAGACCAAGTACCTGCGGATGTACGTCGACAAGTTCCAGCACTTCCAGCCCGACTTCGTCGGCACCACGGAGGAGGCCGGGGTCGCGAAGCCGAATCCGCGGACCTATCGCTGGGTGCTCCACCGCACGGGGCTCGAGGCGCGCGACGTCCTGTACTGCGCGGCGCCGATATTCGACGTGCAGGGGGCGATGTCGGCCGGAATGATCGCCGCGTGGCTGCGCCGGCCCGAGGGCAGGCTGTCGGGCGAGACGCATTCGCCGGGGGATCTTCCGGCGGACTTCGAGGTCGAAAGCCTCCACGACGTCACCCGGATCGTCGAGCTCAACCGCGGCGCGGGCCCTTGA
- a CDS encoding gamma-glutamylcyclotransferase family protein — protein sequence MTEHLFVYGSLRPGFGGEMCTVLARHAEHIGEAAFQGRLYLVDWYPGAVPSGDEADTVRGDVFRLREPRALLPLLDRYEGCTPGTAGEYVRRTARVCLSGGGDIDAWIYLYDRPIDGLERIVSGDFLGARRGRI from the coding sequence ATGACCGAGCACTTGTTCGTCTACGGCTCGCTGCGCCCTGGCTTCGGCGGAGAGATGTGCACGGTGCTCGCCCGCCATGCCGAGCATATCGGCGAGGCCGCGTTTCAGGGCCGACTCTATCTCGTCGATTGGTACCCGGGCGCCGTGCCGTCTGGCGACGAAGCGGACACCGTCCGCGGCGACGTGTTTCGACTCCGCGAGCCTCGCGCGCTGCTGCCCCTGCTCGATCGCTACGAGGGCTGCACGCCCGGGACCGCCGGCGAGTACGTGCGCCGGACGGCGCGAGTGTGCCTCTCGGGCGGCGGCGACATCGACGCGTGGATCTATCTCTACGACCGGCCGATCGACGGCCTCGAGCGCATCGTCTCGGGCGATTTCCTCGGGGCGCGGCGCGGGCGCATTTGA
- the rpmI gene encoding 50S ribosomal protein L35: MPKLKSNRGAAKRFRPKGNGGFKRGQSYLNHILTKKSPKRKRQLRATLQVAEADVPAVRKMLPYS, encoded by the coding sequence ATGCCGAAGCTGAAGAGCAATCGCGGCGCCGCGAAGCGCTTTCGCCCGAAGGGCAACGGCGGATTCAAGCGCGGCCAGTCGTATCTGAATCACATCCTCACGAAGAAGAGCCCGAAGCGGAAGCGCCAGCTTCGGGCCACGTTGCAGGTCGCCGAGGCCGACGTGCCGGCCGTGCGCAAGATGCTGCCGTACAGCTAG
- the infC gene encoding translation initiation factor IF-3, whose amino-acid sequence MVQSKRVRRNEEISAPRVRVIGANGEQVGIMTIQEARQAADSVNLDLVEVAPNADPPVCRIMDYGKFVFEQNKKAQSARRKQKQTHIKEVKFRPGTEEGDYQVKLRNLVRFLTHGDKTKVTLRFRGREMAHQELGTQLLRRVQKDLEEYGTVEQFPQLEGRQMVMVIAPRKR is encoded by the coding sequence ATCGTCCAAAGCAAGCGCGTCAGGCGCAATGAGGAAATCAGCGCGCCTAGGGTACGGGTAATCGGTGCCAACGGCGAGCAAGTCGGCATCATGACCATCCAGGAGGCACGGCAAGCCGCAGACAGCGTCAACTTGGACCTCGTAGAGGTTGCACCGAACGCCGACCCGCCGGTCTGCCGCATCATGGATTACGGCAAGTTCGTGTTCGAGCAGAACAAGAAGGCCCAATCCGCGCGGCGCAAGCAAAAGCAGACGCACATCAAAGAGGTCAAGTTCCGGCCGGGAACGGAGGAGGGCGACTATCAAGTCAAGCTCCGCAACCTGGTCCGGTTTCTGACGCACGGAGACAAGACCAAGGTCACGCTGCGGTTTCGCGGCCGCGAGATGGCGCACCAGGAGCTCGGCACGCAGTTGCTTCGCCGCGTGCAGAAGGACTTGGAGGAATACGGCACGGTCGAGCAGTTCCCGCAGCTCGAGGGCCGGCAGATGGTAATGGTCATCGCACCGCGCAAGCGGTAG
- a CDS encoding ABC transporter permease, whose translation MMLFRQTIRRLLRTPGFTITVVLMLAVGIGATTAMFSWVHTVLLQPLPVPSPEQLVNLSAPGPKPGSTSCALAGDCPDAIFSYPTFRDLEARQDAFTGIAGHRFFRANLAYDGRTLATAGLLVSGSYFDVLELEPAVGRLIAPADEPRIGESAVVVLSYDHWQNAFGGDPGVVGRTLVVNGASLTIIGVAPRGFSGTTLGAQPKIFVPLSMRWTMEPTVRRDAENRLAYWVYAFARLRPGVTIGEAAAAINVIYRGIIEEIETPLVSFLPPERLEQFKQKQIVITPGAHGQSEIPQNARRPLTLLLGVTGLVLLIVCVNIANLVLARGIARTGELAVHAAIGASRRHLLQRPLAEAAVLAVVGGLASLPVAALILGGIQAMLPGAEARTGFDIELDGAVLAFAAGITLVTALLFGSIPAIKAMRTDPGRVVKGQASLAASGRGMTRFRGSLATSQVALSMLLLALAGLFTQSLMNVARVNLGMDIDSLVTFTVAPRLNGYGTERTMNVFDRLEEALAAAPGVVAVASASVPLIADNDSRVSLTVQGFDAGPGTDTSASTNEVSAGFFGAMSIPLLAGREFGRADGLGAPSVAVVNQAFLRKFGLGMDAVGTRFGEGRGNGVDLDVEIVGIAADAKYSRVKDDVPPQYFLPRRQDDNIGALAFYVRGAVGPETLFATVRGVVNAVDPALPVANLMTMETTVENNVFLDRIVALFSAAFAGLATLLAAVGLYGVLAYNVAQRTRELGVRLALGATPGRLRGLFLRQAGWIALIGMPIGLGAALFVGRALASLLFGLSGSDPGALAAAALVLVCVVAAAGYLPARRAARVVPMEALRYE comes from the coding sequence ATGATGCTGTTTCGACAAACCATTCGCCGCCTGCTTCGCACGCCGGGGTTCACGATTACAGTCGTCCTCATGCTCGCGGTCGGCATCGGCGCGACGACCGCGATGTTCTCGTGGGTCCATACCGTGTTGCTTCAGCCGCTGCCCGTGCCCTCGCCCGAGCAGCTCGTGAACCTCAGCGCGCCGGGCCCGAAGCCGGGCTCGACGAGCTGCGCCCTCGCCGGAGACTGCCCCGACGCGATCTTCAGCTATCCGACGTTCCGCGATCTCGAAGCAAGGCAGGACGCCTTCACGGGGATCGCGGGTCACCGCTTCTTCCGTGCGAACCTCGCTTACGACGGAAGGACGCTGGCCACTGCGGGTCTACTCGTATCAGGCAGCTATTTCGACGTGCTCGAGCTCGAGCCTGCCGTCGGGCGTCTCATCGCGCCCGCCGACGAGCCGCGCATCGGCGAATCGGCCGTCGTCGTGCTGAGCTACGACCATTGGCAAAACGCTTTCGGCGGCGATCCGGGCGTCGTCGGACGCACGCTCGTCGTGAACGGGGCGTCACTCACGATCATCGGCGTCGCGCCTCGAGGGTTTTCGGGCACGACGCTCGGCGCGCAACCGAAGATCTTCGTGCCGCTCTCGATGCGCTGGACCATGGAGCCGACGGTACGGCGGGACGCCGAGAATCGGCTCGCGTATTGGGTCTACGCCTTTGCCCGCCTGCGCCCCGGCGTCACGATCGGAGAGGCTGCGGCCGCGATCAACGTGATCTATCGCGGGATAATCGAGGAGATCGAAACGCCGCTCGTTTCCTTCCTGCCTCCCGAGAGGCTCGAGCAATTCAAGCAAAAGCAGATCGTCATCACGCCCGGCGCGCACGGCCAGAGCGAGATCCCGCAGAATGCGCGCCGGCCGCTCACGCTATTGCTCGGAGTAACAGGCCTCGTGCTCTTGATCGTCTGCGTCAACATTGCAAACCTCGTGCTCGCGCGCGGCATCGCACGCACGGGCGAGCTCGCGGTCCATGCGGCGATCGGCGCGAGCCGCCGGCATCTGCTCCAGCGGCCGCTCGCGGAGGCGGCCGTGCTCGCGGTCGTCGGCGGGCTCGCGAGCTTGCCGGTCGCCGCGCTCATCCTCGGAGGCATCCAGGCGATGCTTCCGGGCGCGGAGGCCAGGACCGGCTTCGATATCGAGCTCGACGGGGCCGTGCTCGCGTTCGCGGCGGGGATTACGCTCGTCACGGCTCTGCTCTTCGGCTCGATTCCCGCGATCAAGGCAATGCGCACGGATCCCGGCCGCGTCGTGAAAGGGCAGGCTTCGCTCGCCGCGAGCGGGCGCGGCATGACGAGATTTCGCGGCTCGCTCGCAACGTCTCAGGTCGCATTGTCGATGCTGCTGCTGGCGCTCGCCGGGCTCTTCACGCAGAGCCTCATGAACGTCGCTCGCGTGAATCTCGGCATGGACATCGATTCGCTCGTCACCTTCACCGTAGCGCCCCGTCTGAACGGCTACGGCACCGAGCGCACGATGAACGTCTTCGATCGCCTCGAGGAGGCGCTCGCCGCGGCGCCCGGCGTCGTCGCGGTCGCCTCCGCATCGGTGCCGCTCATCGCCGATAACGACTCGCGCGTCAGTCTGACGGTACAAGGCTTCGATGCCGGTCCAGGCACCGACACTAGCGCGTCTACCAACGAAGTCAGCGCCGGCTTTTTCGGCGCCATGTCGATTCCATTGCTGGCCGGGCGAGAGTTCGGACGTGCCGACGGCCTCGGCGCGCCAAGCGTGGCGGTCGTGAATCAGGCCTTCTTGCGAAAGTTCGGCTTGGGAATGGATGCCGTCGGCACGCGCTTCGGCGAGGGCCGCGGCAACGGTGTCGATCTCGATGTCGAGATTGTCGGCATCGCGGCCGATGCGAAATACAGCAGGGTCAAAGACGACGTCCCGCCTCAGTACTTCCTGCCCCGGCGCCAGGACGACAACATCGGCGCGCTCGCATTCTATGTGCGCGGCGCGGTCGGCCCCGAGACGCTGTTTGCGACTGTCCGGGGTGTCGTGAACGCAGTCGACCCCGCGCTGCCGGTTGCGAATCTCATGACGATGGAGACGACCGTCGAGAACAATGTCTTCCTCGACCGGATCGTCGCGCTGTTCTCGGCGGCGTTCGCCGGTCTCGCGACGCTGCTCGCGGCGGTAGGCTTGTACGGCGTGCTCGCCTACAACGTGGCGCAGCGCACCCGCGAGCTCGGCGTGCGGCTCGCGCTCGGCGCCACGCCGGGCCGCCTGCGCGGCCTCTTCTTGCGACAAGCCGGCTGGATCGCGCTCATCGGCATGCCGATCGGACTGGGCGCGGCTCTTTTCGTCGGTCGCGCGCTGGCATCCCTGCTGTTCGGGCTTTCAGGAAGCGACCCCGGCGCGCTCGCGGCCGCGGCGCTCGTGCTCGTGTGTGTCGTGGCGGCGGCCGGCTACCTGCCGGCGCGGCGCGCAGCGCGCGTCGTTCCTATGGAGGCGTTGCGCTACGAGTAG